In the Gossypium raimondii isolate GPD5lz chromosome 9, ASM2569854v1, whole genome shotgun sequence genome, one interval contains:
- the LOC105784876 gene encoding pectinesterase-like: MANNVAVIGIFSVFLVAAVVAAVVGVTHLKNNGDSKSGEISSSTKAVQTVCQPTQFKEACEKSLESSNSTDPKELIRTSFQAAIEEIRKVLANSATIQDLNKDDNNKAALKVCKEVLDLSIADLQLSFDKLGGYEMSKIGDYLLNLRVWLSGALTTLQTCVDSYAEVNKEQAEKMNSILKTSMELTQNSLTMVTKLSTILNSLNIPGLNIDTTGFERKLLSNDGPEWMGHAERRLLQAKPTDLKPNVVVAKDGSGKYDTITKALAEVPPKSPNRFIIHIKAGTYKEQVLLPKEMTNVMFIGDGPTKTIITNDLNCIRDHPLKTFGTATVGVDGAGFMARDIGFENTAGPPGHQAVAFRATCDMVIMFNCHFNGYQDTLYAHKQKQFYRDCLISGTVDFIFGDAASVFQNCLIIARKPGENQNNMITAHGRKFPYTHSAIVLQNCTISGAPDYLPVKDKSKTYLGRPWKALARTIIMQSNIDDIITPEGYTPMVGTVGVDTGYFVEFQNRGPGAKTEGRVKWPAIKTIDLNEAKKWTPGVFLETETDKWISQTGTPCYPDMVPGV; encoded by the exons atggCGAACAATGTTGCTGTTATTGGTATCTTTTCGGTGTTCTTGGTGGCAGCAGTGGTGGCAGCAGTGGTGGGTGTTACGCATTTAAAAAACAATGGTGATTCAAAAAGCGGTGAAATATCGAGTTCGACGAAAGCGGTGCAAACTGTTTGTCAACCCACGCAGTTCAAAGAGGCATGCGAGAAGAGCCTGGAGTCATCTAATTCCACCGACCCTAAGGAGCTGATAAGGACGAGTTTCCAAGCAGCGATAGAGGAAATAAGGAAAGTGTTGGCGAATTCAGCGACGATACAAGACTTGAATAAAGATGACAACAACAAAGCAGCCCTTAAGGTTTGTAAAGAAGTATTGGATTTATCAATTGCTGACCTGCAACTTTCATTTGATAAGCTGGGGGGATACGAGATGAGTAAGATCGGTGACTACTTACTAAACCTGAGGGTGTGGTTAAGCGGTGCCTTAACTACCCTACAAACATGTGTAGACTCATATGCGGAGGTAAATAAAGAACAAGCGGAAAAGATGAATTCAATTTTGAAGACTTCAATGGAGCTTACCCAAAATTCTTTAACCATGGTGACTAAGTTATCCACCATCTTGAATAGCCTTAACATTCCAGGCCTCAATATCGACACGACTGGGTTCGAACGTAAGCTCCTGTCTAACGATGGACCTGAGTGGATGGGCCACGCTGAGAGGAGACTACTTCAAGCAAAACCAACAGATTTGAAGCCTAATGTTGTGGTTGCTAAGGATGGTAGTGGGAAATATGATACCATCACCAAGGCCTTGGCTGAAGTCCCTCCAAAAAGCCCCAATCGATTTATTATTCACATTAAGGCTGGTACTTACAAGGAACAAGTCCTTTTACCTAAGGAGATGACTAATGTTATGTTCATCGGTGATGGTCCAACTAAGACCATCATCACCAATGACCTTAACTGCATTAGGGATCATCCGCTTAAAACATTCGGCACTGCAACGGTTG GTGTGGATGGGGCTGGTTTCATGGCCAGGGACATTGGATTCGAGAACACAGCAGGACCCCCTGGTCATCAAGCAGTAGCTTTTAGGGCAACATGTGATATGGTCATCATGTTCAATTGTCATTTCAATGGGTACCAAGACACCCTTTATGCTCACAAACAGAAACAATTTTATAGAGATTGTCTCATCAGTGGGACGGTGGACTTCATATTCGGGGATGCGGCGAGCGTGTTCCAAAATTGTCTGATCATCGCGAGGAAGCCAGGTGAAAACCAGAACAACATGATTACAGCCCACGGAAGGAAATTCCCATACACTCACTCAGCCATTGTGCTTCAAAATTGTACCATCTCGGGAGCCCCTGACTACCTACCGGTGAAGGACAAGAGCAAGACGTACCTTGGTCGTCCTTGGAAAGCTTTGGCGAGGACCATCATAATGCAAAGCAATATTGATGACATTATTACACCAGAGGGTTACACCCCCATGGTAGGCACCGTAGGAGTAGACACCGGTTACTTTGTAGAGTTCCAAAACAGGGGACCCGGTGCCAAAACTGAAGGCAGGGTCAAATGGCCAGCTATCAAGACAATCGATTTAAATGAAGCCAAGAAATGGACTCCTGGCGTCTTTCTTGAAACTGAAACTGATAAATGGATTTCGCAAACCGGCACTCCTTGTTATCCTGACATGGTCCCTGGAGTGTGA
- the LOC105800727 gene encoding pectinesterase: MANNVAVIGICSVFLVAVVVAVVVGVSQTHTKEESDSKSNSISSSNKAVQAVCQPTHFKDACEKSLASSNSTDTKELIRSSFQAAIEEVRKVLANSTTIQDLNKDDNNREALKVCQEVLDLSIDDLQLSFDKMGEYDMSKIGDYLLNLRVWLSGALTTQQTCVDTFAEVSNEQAEKMKLVLKTSMELTANALTMVTKLSTVLKDLNIPGLDGIDTTGFERKLLSNDGPEWMGHAERKLLQAPIIKPDVVVAKDGSGKYDTITKALEEVPKKSPNRFVIHIKAGIYKEKINVTKQMTNVMFIGDGPTKTIITNDINCINNHPLKTFQTATVGVDGVGFMAKDIGFENTAGPEGHQAVAFRATSNKVIMFNCHFTGYQDTLYPHKGQQFYRDCVISGTVDFIFGDSASVFQNCLIIVRKPGENQNNMITAPGRQYIDTDSALVLQNCTITGAPDYLPVKDKSKTYLGRPWKPLARAIIMQSTIEDIITPEGYAPMEGTKGLDTAYFAEFENKGPGAKTEGRVTWPAIKKIDINEAKKWTPGVFLGSDQWVPQAGIPYYPDMVPVV; the protein is encoded by the exons atggcGAACAACGTTGCTGTTATTGGTATTTGTTCGGTGTTCTTGGTGGCAGTGGTAGTGGCAGTAGTGGTGGGTGTGTCACAGACTCATACAAAAGAGGAGAGTGATTCAAAGAGCAATAGTATATCTAGTTCAAATAAAGCGGTGCAGGCGGTTTGTCAACCCACACATTTCAAGGATGCTTGTGAGAAGAGCCTTGCGTCATCTAATTCCACCGACACTAAGGAGCTGATAAGGTCGAGTTTCCAAGCAGCGATAGAGGAAGTAAGGAAAGTGTTGGCGAATTCAACGACGATCCAAGACTTAAATAAAGATGACAACAACAGAGAGGCGCTTAAGGTTTGTCAAGAAGTGTTGGATTTATCGATTGATGACCTGCAATTGTCGTTTGATAAGATGGGGGAATACGATATGAGTAAGATCGGTGATTACTTACTGAACCTGAGAGTGTGGTTAAGCGGTGCCTTAACTACCCAACAAACATGTGTAGACACATTCGCGGAGGTAAGTAATGAACAAGCGGAGAAGATGAAATTAGTGCTGAAGACTTCAATGGAGCTTACTGCTAATGCTTTAACCATGGTCACTAAGTTATCCACCGTCCTGAAGGACCTTAACATTCCAGGCCTCGATGGCATCGACACGACTGGGTTCGAACGTAAGCTCTTGTCTAATGATGGACCTGAGTGGATGGGCCATGCTGAGAGGAAACTACTTCAGGCACCGATTATTAAGCCTGATGTTGTGGTTGCTAAGGATGGTAGTGGGAAATATGACACCATCACCAAGGCCTTGGAAGAAGTCCCTAAGAAAAGTCCCAATCGATTTGTTATTCACATTAAAGCTGGTATTTACAAGGAAAAAATCAATGTGACCAAGCAAATGACTAATGTTATGTTCATCGGTGATGGCCCAACCAAGACCATCATCACCAATGACATTAACTGCATTAACAATCATCCGCTCAAAACATTTCAAACTGCAACAGTTG GTGTGGATGGGGTCGGTTTCATGGCCAAGGACATTGGATTTGAGAACACAGCAGGACCCGAAGGTCATCAAGCAGTGGCCTTTAGGGCAACTAGTAATAAAGTCATCATGTTCAATTGCCATTTCACTGGGTACCAAGACACCCTTTACCCTCACAAAGGGCAACAATTTTATAGGGATTGTGTCATCAGTGGGACGGTGGACTTCATCTTTGGGGATTCGGCAAGCGTGTTCCAGAATTGTTTGATCATCGTGAGAAAGCCAGGTGAGAACCAAAACAACATGATTACAGCACCTGGAAGGCAATACATAGACACTGACTCTGCCCTTGTACTTCAAAACTGTACCATCACGGGTGCCCCTGATTACCTTCCCGTGAAGGACAAGAGTAAGACGTACCTTGGTCGTCCCTGGAAACCCTTGGCGAGAGCCATCATAATGCAATCTACGATTGAAGACATCATTACACCAGAGGGTTATGCCCCCATGGAAGGCACCAAAGGATTGGACACTGCCTACTTTGCTGAGTTCGAAAACAAGGGACCTGGTGCCAAAACTGAAGGCAGGGTCACATGGCCAGCTATCaagaaaattgatataaatgaaGCCAAGAAATGGACCCCTGGCGTCTTTCTTGGATCTGACCAATGGGTTCCACAAGCCGGCATTCCTTATTATCCCGACATGGTCCCTGTAGTGTAA